The Amblyomma americanum isolate KBUSLIRL-KWMA chromosome 5, ASM5285725v1, whole genome shotgun sequence genome window below encodes:
- the CycC gene encoding cyclin C — MAGNFWQSSQYQQWLLDRQDLLRERHGDLQVLSEEEYQKLMIFFANFIQALGEQLKVKQQVIATATVYFKRFYVRNSLRCVDPLLMAPTCIFLASKVEEFGVISNSRLVTTCQTVVKNKYAHVFPQDFPYRINHVLECEFYLLEMMDCCLVLYHPYRPLVQYVHDIGPEDSLLSMAWKVVNDSLRTDVCLLHPPHQIALACLHVACVILQRDCKHWFADLNVDMEKILEITRQVLTLYDTWRNMDEKKELPPILAKVPKPKTQPSRPPSQGPNDQATAPQPS; from the coding sequence ATGGCGGGCAACTTTTGGCAGAGCTCGCAGTACCAGCAGTGGCTGCTAGACCGGCAGGACCTCTTACGTGAGCGACACGGCGACTTGCAGGTGCTCAGCGAAGAAGAGTACCAAAAGCTGATGATCTTCTTCGCCAACTTCATCCAGGCTCTGGGCGAGCAGCTTAAGGTGAAGCAGCAAGTGATCGCCACGGCAACCGTTTACTTCAAGCGGTTCTACGTGCGAAACTCGCTTCGCTGCGTCGATCCGCTGCTGATGGCCCCGACGTGCATCTTCCTCGCCTCCAAAGTGGAAGAGTTCGGCGTCATCTCCAACAGCCGCCTCGTGACCACCTGTCAGACGGTGGTGAAGAACAAGTACGCGCACGTGTTTCCGCAGGACTTTCCGTACCGCATCAACCATGTGCTCGAGTGCGAGTTCTACCTGCTGGAAATGATGGACTGCTGCCTGGTGCTCTACCACCCGTACCGGCCGCTCGTGCAGTACGTGCACGACATCGGGCCCGAGGACAGTCTGCTCTCGATGGCGTGGAAAGTGGTCAACGACTCTCTGCGCACCGACGTCTGCCTGCTGCACCCGCCCCACCAGATCGCGCTGGCGTGCCTGCACGTGGCCTGCGTGATCCTGCAGCGCGACTGCAAGCACTGGTTCGCCGACTTGAACGTCGACATGGAGAAGATCCTCGAGATCACGCGGCAGGTGCTCACCCTGTACGACACGTGGCGCAACATGGacgagaagaaagagctgccgccCATCCTGGCCAAGGTGCCCAAGCCGAAGACCCAGCCGTCCAGGCCGCCGTCGCAGGGACCCAACGACCAGGCGACAGCGCCGCAGCCCAGCTAG
- the Sras gene encoding ras converting CAAX endopeptidase Sras: MVSAENTGSGCFSAILWTFMLALTYVGSLYIWRTKDHRDHPATIKKRFISVFAIICISPLFVVFGADLGHFKKNASVPAVMGLRLAGLLQAIVLPLALTMVLFAGPLVLHYFDGVWSLYMEPRYWYLNLRNLIWLRNHVVAPFSEEFTFRACMLPILVPCLGHRAAVIICPLFFGVAHFHHLIERLKRTNNVKLAVMQSVFQFAYTTVFGAYSVYLFLRTGHFVAPFVAHAFCNHMGFPDVAEVFGYKQPRLTLLLLAFLMGLLGWASLLEPLTQPYLYSNELYSQPL, encoded by the exons ATGGTCTCTGCAGAGAATACGGGAAGCGGTTGTTTCAGTGCCATACTCTGGACCTTTATGTTGGCGCTCACTTACGTGGGCAGCCTGTACATCTGGAGGACAAAGGATCACAG GGATCACCCGGCCACCATCAAGAAAAGGTTCATCAGCGTGTTCGCCATAATATGCATATCGCCTCTCTTCGTTGTCTTTGGCGCGGACCTTGGGCACTTCAAAAAG AATGCCAGCGTGCCAGCTGTGATGGGTCTTCGCTTGGCAGGTCTGCTACAAGCCATTGTTCTACCGCTAGCTCTCACAATG gtGCTCTTTGCGGGACCTTTGGTACTGCACTATTTTGACGGAGTCTGGAGCCTTTACATGG AACCGCGCTACTGGTACTTGAACCTGAGGAACCTCATCTGGCTCAGGAACCATGTTGTG GCACCGTTTTCAGAAGAGTTCACGTTTCGTGCCTGCATGCTTCCCATTCTGGTGCCTTGCTTGGGCCACCGAGCTGCTGTTATCATCTGTCCACTCTTCTTTGGCGTTG caCATTTCCACCATCTCATCGAGAGGCTGAAAAGGACAAACAATGTAAAGCTGGCAGTCATGCAGTCTG tgtttcaatTTGCGTACACAACAGTGTTTGGTGCCTACTCCGTCTACTTGTTCCTGAGGACAG GCCACTTTGTGGCACCATTTGTGGCCCACGCCTTCTGCAACCACATGGGGTTCCCGGACGTGGCCGAGGTGTTCGGCTACAAGCAGCCACGGCTGACACTGCTCCTGCTGGCATTCTTGATGGGACTGCTGGGCTGGGCATCGCTGCTGGAACCCTTGACCCAACCCTACCTCTACTCAAATGAACTCTACTCTCAACCTTTATGA